A single region of the Ascaphus truei isolate aAscTru1 chromosome 6, aAscTru1.hap1, whole genome shotgun sequence genome encodes:
- the LOC142496895 gene encoding pancreatic secretory granule membrane major glycoprotein GP2-like isoform X2, with the protein MILYLNFLELLGQTDLSRRRGEKRSDMNFLCVLVVAAVLRETGAVTCYAGADPPQCSAASCGGSCDSENGCNCIDGTTLCIPTTQCSANDSTCCPTGLFWFPSDSCCTTKLNCAPACLSDEVCANVSGIATCQCNTTTYAGKNRSALVPLVKCEADTMTVSLSKCLLEYIGYDTKSFKLNDNSDSCTTTYSDVINNQRVQSIQAIPRTGWCGNVVTMDSSKVNYINSLHIGVQNKSIVTANPLNLTFSCAYNLTMQTSLAAALRPLLSTVNLTASGEGSAPTTMAAYWDQAYTRPIQSSEEVLVGSDVFLGLFSSAVDGDKFALRVEKCFATPDGDANNVNKVPLVSGGCPANQGVSTEVQQNGAALEARIKISSFAFQGQAQVFISCEVRLCDKNGTCTGCTSGRAASDAGDTLQIVVNLRDDNSYSSSGSHTAVSWAVLAASLLGPLCTKLF; encoded by the exons ATGATACTCTACTTAAACTTCCTGGAGCTGCTGGGACAAACTGATCTTAgtagaagaagaggagaaaaaaGATCAGACATGAATTTCCTGTGTGTCCTTGTTGTGGCAGCTGTGCTGAGAGAAACAG GAGCTGTGACATGTTACG CTGGTGCTGACCCTCCTCAGTGCAGCGCTGCCTCCTGCGGTGGCAGCTGCGACTCTGAAAATGGATGCAATTGCATTGATGGCACCACACTTTGCATCCCCACCACTCAGTGTTCGGCAAACGACAGTACTTGCTGCCCTACAGGATTGTTCTGGTTCCCATCTGACTCCTGCTGTACAA CCAAGTTGAATTGTGCCCCCGCGTGTCTGAGTGATGAGGTTTGTGCTAATGTCTCAGGCATCGCGACCTGTCAGTGTAACACCACCACCTACGCAGGCAAAA ACCGGTCTGCCCTGGTGCCATTAGTAAAATGCGAGGCCGATACAATGACCGTCTCCCTCAGTAAGTGTCTCCTGGAATACATTGGATATGATACCAAAAGCTTCAAGCTGAATGACAACTCTGATTCTTGCACTACCACCTACAGTGACGTTATCAACAACCAGCGTGTGCAGAGCATTCAGGCCATACCACGGACAGGATGGTGCGGGAATGTGGTGACG ATGGATTCTTCCAAAGTGAATTATATAAACAGCCTTCACATCGGCGTTCAGAACAAAAGCATCGTCACTGCCAATCCCCTCAACCTCACCTTCTCCTGTGCATACAACCTGACCATGCAGACCAGCCTGGCCGCGGCTCTCAGACCTTTGCTAAG CACCGTCAATCTCACAGCAAGCGGAGAGGGTTCAGCTCCCACCACCATGGCTGCTTATTGGGATCAAGCATATACCAGACCAATACAAAGTAGCGAAGAAGTACTAGTTGGATCAGACGTCTTCCTTGGCTTGTTTTCTTCAGCTGTGGATGGAGACAAATTTGCCCTGAGGGTGGAGAAATGCTTTGCCACTCCTGATGGCGACGCTAACAATGTCAACAAAGTGCCACTAGTGAGCGGAGG CTGTCCAGCCAACCAGGGGGTTTCCACAGAGGTTCAACAGAACGGGGCGGCTCTGGAGGCCAGAATCAAAATCAGCTCATTCGCATTTCAAGGTCAAGCCCAAGTGTTCATCAGCTGTGAGGTGCGGTTGTGTGACAAGAATGGAACCTGCACTGGG TGTACCTCGGGCCGGGCAGCAAGTGACGCAGGCGACACACTACAGATTGTGGTGAATTTAAGAG ATGATAACAGTTACAGCAGCTCTGGATCCCACACAG cCGTATCCTGGGCTGTGCTGGCCGCCTCCCTGCTCGGACCTCTGTGCACTAAACTCTTCTGA
- the LOC142496895 gene encoding pancreatic secretory granule membrane major glycoprotein GP2-like isoform X1, protein MILYLNFLELLGQTDLSRRRGEKRSDMNFLCVLVVAAVLRETGAVTCYAGTDPLLFLSAAGADPPQCSAASCGGSCDSENGCNCIDGTTLCIPTTQCSANDSTCCPTGLFWFPSDSCCTTKLNCAPACLSDEVCANVSGIATCQCNTTTYAGKNRSALVPLVKCEADTMTVSLSKCLLEYIGYDTKSFKLNDNSDSCTTTYSDVINNQRVQSIQAIPRTGWCGNVVTMDSSKVNYINSLHIGVQNKSIVTANPLNLTFSCAYNLTMQTSLAAALRPLLSTVNLTASGEGSAPTTMAAYWDQAYTRPIQSSEEVLVGSDVFLGLFSSAVDGDKFALRVEKCFATPDGDANNVNKVPLVSGGCPANQGVSTEVQQNGAALEARIKISSFAFQGQAQVFISCEVRLCDKNGTCTGCTSGRAASDAGDTLQIVVNLRDDNSYSSSGSHTAVSWAVLAASLLGPLCTKLF, encoded by the exons ATGATACTCTACTTAAACTTCCTGGAGCTGCTGGGACAAACTGATCTTAgtagaagaagaggagaaaaaaGATCAGACATGAATTTCCTGTGTGTCCTTGTTGTGGCAGCTGTGCTGAGAGAAACAG GAGCTGTGACATGTTACG cTGGCACTGACCCCCTACTGTTTCTCTCTGCAGCTGGTGCTGACCCTCCTCAGTGCAGCGCTGCCTCCTGCGGTGGCAGCTGCGACTCTGAAAATGGATGCAATTGCATTGATGGCACCACACTTTGCATCCCCACCACTCAGTGTTCGGCAAACGACAGTACTTGCTGCCCTACAGGATTGTTCTGGTTCCCATCTGACTCCTGCTGTACAA CCAAGTTGAATTGTGCCCCCGCGTGTCTGAGTGATGAGGTTTGTGCTAATGTCTCAGGCATCGCGACCTGTCAGTGTAACACCACCACCTACGCAGGCAAAA ACCGGTCTGCCCTGGTGCCATTAGTAAAATGCGAGGCCGATACAATGACCGTCTCCCTCAGTAAGTGTCTCCTGGAATACATTGGATATGATACCAAAAGCTTCAAGCTGAATGACAACTCTGATTCTTGCACTACCACCTACAGTGACGTTATCAACAACCAGCGTGTGCAGAGCATTCAGGCCATACCACGGACAGGATGGTGCGGGAATGTGGTGACG ATGGATTCTTCCAAAGTGAATTATATAAACAGCCTTCACATCGGCGTTCAGAACAAAAGCATCGTCACTGCCAATCCCCTCAACCTCACCTTCTCCTGTGCATACAACCTGACCATGCAGACCAGCCTGGCCGCGGCTCTCAGACCTTTGCTAAG CACCGTCAATCTCACAGCAAGCGGAGAGGGTTCAGCTCCCACCACCATGGCTGCTTATTGGGATCAAGCATATACCAGACCAATACAAAGTAGCGAAGAAGTACTAGTTGGATCAGACGTCTTCCTTGGCTTGTTTTCTTCAGCTGTGGATGGAGACAAATTTGCCCTGAGGGTGGAGAAATGCTTTGCCACTCCTGATGGCGACGCTAACAATGTCAACAAAGTGCCACTAGTGAGCGGAGG CTGTCCAGCCAACCAGGGGGTTTCCACAGAGGTTCAACAGAACGGGGCGGCTCTGGAGGCCAGAATCAAAATCAGCTCATTCGCATTTCAAGGTCAAGCCCAAGTGTTCATCAGCTGTGAGGTGCGGTTGTGTGACAAGAATGGAACCTGCACTGGG TGTACCTCGGGCCGGGCAGCAAGTGACGCAGGCGACACACTACAGATTGTGGTGAATTTAAGAG ATGATAACAGTTACAGCAGCTCTGGATCCCACACAG cCGTATCCTGGGCTGTGCTGGCCGCCTCCCTGCTCGGACCTCTGTGCACTAAACTCTTCTGA